Proteins encoded together in one Polaribacter reichenbachii window:
- a CDS encoding succinate dehydrogenase/fumarate reductase iron-sulfur subunit, whose product MNLTLKIWRQKDSSSKGQMVDYKVTDISEHMSFLEMIDVLNEGLVAKGEEPVAFDHDCREGICGMCSMYINGEAHGPDRGITTCQLHMRMFNDGDTITIEPFRAAAFPVIKDLVVDRTSFDRIQHAGGYISVNTSGNTQDANSIPISKHAADEAMDAATCIGCGACVATCKNSSAMLFVGAKVSQYALLPQGQVEAADRVKNMVAQMDLEGFGNCTNTGACEVECPKGISLDNIARMNRELMKASI is encoded by the coding sequence ATGAATTTAACACTTAAAATTTGGAGACAAAAAGACTCAAGTTCAAAGGGTCAAATGGTAGATTATAAAGTGACTGATATTTCAGAACATATGTCTTTTTTAGAAATGATAGATGTTTTAAATGAAGGTTTAGTTGCTAAAGGAGAAGAGCCAGTTGCTTTCGATCATGATTGTAGAGAAGGTATTTGTGGTATGTGTTCTATGTATATTAATGGAGAAGCTCATGGACCAGATAGAGGTATTACAACATGTCAATTACACATGCGTATGTTTAATGATGGTGATACAATTACAATAGAGCCATTTAGAGCAGCAGCATTTCCTGTAATTAAAGATTTAGTAGTAGACAGAACTTCTTTCGATAGAATTCAGCATGCAGGTGGTTATATCTCTGTAAATACTTCTGGTAATACACAAGATGCCAACTCAATTCCTATTTCTAAACACGCCGCAGACGAAGCTATGGATGCAGCAACTTGTATTGGTTGTGGTGCTTGTGTAGCAACTTGTAAAAACTCTTCTGCAATGTTATTTGTGGGTGCAAAAGTATCTCAATATGCATTATTACCACAAGGACAAGTAGAAGCTGCAGATCGTGTAAAAAATATGGTAGCTCAAATGGATTTAGAAGGTTTTGGAAACTGTACAAACACTGGTGCTTGTGAGGTAGAATGCCCTAAAGGAATTTCTTTAGACAACATTGCACGTATGAACAGAGAATTAATGAAAGCGTCGATTTAA
- a CDS encoding helix-turn-helix domain-containing protein, protein MESKKVNFLAYFYISKIEMREKEREKERLKKKSKVILKRVVKRRKELGLSQWDLGELLNLSPSGYFKVETGKTKLDTIRLLEILEKLEISAEDFFKDFK, encoded by the coding sequence ATGGAAAGTAAAAAAGTAAATTTTTTAGCTTATTTTTATATTTCAAAAATTGAAATGAGAGAAAAAGAGAGAGAAAAAGAAAGGCTAAAAAAGAAGTCTAAAGTTATTTTAAAACGAGTTGTTAAAAGACGAAAAGAATTAGGCTTAAGTCAATGGGATCTAGGAGAATTGCTAAATTTATCACCTAGTGGATATTTTAAAGTTGAAACTGGTAAAACAAAATTAGATACTATCCGTTTACTTGAAATCTTAGAAAAGTTAGAAATTTCTGCTGAAGATTTTTTTAAAGATTTTAAATAA
- a CDS encoding GLPGLI family protein: MKRLVFYFQIFICCSIFSQSGEIIYSAETIPIDYEKKINNDSISETQKTYLRTVLKKQPAVWYQLVFNKNESFFEQLKPMEIERRGFNLTVSKMGKGVFYTNTSQNRILHQKEFNGQEFLIAITTYKWKLTQEKKQIGKYTCYKATTSKFVEGRNGKMERKVIAWYTNEIPFNFGPKDYNGLPGLILELQEDILLLKASKISLNPKKEKIINQPSQGEKVTLKEYNAIVKEMYYSRRKRN; encoded by the coding sequence ATGAAACGATTAGTTTTTTATTTTCAGATTTTTATTTGCTGTAGTATTTTTTCTCAAAGTGGAGAAATAATTTATTCAGCAGAAACAATACCTATAGACTACGAAAAAAAAATAAACAATGACTCAATTTCTGAAACACAAAAGACGTACTTAAGAACTGTTTTAAAGAAACAGCCAGCTGTATGGTATCAGTTAGTTTTTAATAAAAATGAATCTTTTTTTGAGCAACTAAAGCCAATGGAAATTGAGAGAAGAGGATTTAATTTAACAGTATCAAAAATGGGAAAAGGTGTTTTTTATACCAATACATCTCAAAATCGAATCTTACATCAAAAAGAATTTAATGGTCAAGAATTTTTGATAGCCATAACAACTTATAAATGGAAACTAACTCAAGAAAAAAAACAAATTGGCAAGTATACCTGTTATAAAGCAACTACTAGCAAATTTGTTGAGGGAAGAAATGGAAAAATGGAAAGAAAAGTAATTGCTTGGTACACAAATGAAATCCCTTTTAATTTTGGGCCAAAAGACTACAATGGTTTACCTGGTTTAATTTTAGAACTACAAGAAGATATTTTGCTGTTAAAAGCTTCTAAAATATCATTAAACCCAAAAAAGGAAAAGATTATAAACCAGCCAAGCCAAGGAGAAAAAGTAACATTAAAAGAATATAATGCTATTGTAAAAGAAATGTATTACAGTCGTCGTAAAAGAAACTAA
- a CDS encoding GLPGLI family protein: MKNFLLSLIFILFTFSIKCQTFSGKVTYEVKLTFTKENLKQMELNNNKATNTMRKVLQNSTDTNVLLKFTSNQSHYEVIKKLEINDRKPLNMTYSIAGGSKQYITDLIVNKNTMKECELLEECFLIEQPVLKWELTQETKLIGGYLCYKAINTSSKNKKKKPIAWYSPKIPASFGPKHYFGLPGLILELEETAVVFKVKEIILNPKEKVKVIVKEGTKISQEEYNKKLKKAYTQFYEN, translated from the coding sequence ATGAAAAATTTCCTATTATCTTTAATTTTTATTTTATTTACCTTCTCTATTAAATGTCAAACCTTTTCTGGCAAAGTTACTTACGAAGTAAAATTAACATTTACAAAAGAAAATTTGAAACAAATGGAGTTAAATAATAATAAAGCTACAAATACTATGCGAAAAGTATTACAAAACTCTACAGATACAAATGTGCTTTTAAAATTTACTTCAAACCAATCACATTATGAAGTGATTAAAAAACTTGAAATTAATGATAGAAAGCCATTAAATATGACATACTCTATAGCTGGTGGAAGCAAACAATATATTACAGACTTAATTGTAAATAAAAATACAATGAAAGAGTGCGAATTATTAGAAGAATGTTTCTTAATAGAACAGCCAGTTTTAAAATGGGAACTCACTCAAGAAACAAAATTAATTGGTGGCTATTTATGTTACAAAGCAATCAATACAAGTTCTAAAAACAAGAAAAAAAAACCAATTGCTTGGTATTCACCAAAAATACCTGCAAGTTTTGGACCTAAACATTATTTTGGTTTACCTGGTTTAATTTTAGAACTAGAAGAAACTGCAGTAGTTTTTAAAGTAAAAGAAATTATTTTAAATCCTAAAGAAAAAGTAAAAGTTATTGTTAAAGAAGGCACTAAAATTTCACAAGAAGAATACAACAAGAAATTAAAAAAGGCATATACTCAATTCTATGAAAATTAA
- a CDS encoding GLPGLI family protein: protein MGKSIIIILFLLLFKFSFSQNGSGIIKYDVSLNFTLQDIEKEEKKQNKRLTTMRELISNARSCEVVLTYSSTYASSSITKRMKIREQNNKLDIIYSRAGREKKFFTELITKSSIIQECKLLEKCFLIEQPILKWDLTQETKLVGGYICYKAINISSKNKKKKPVAWYMPQIPASFGPKHYFGLPGLILELEETAVVFKVKEIILNPKEEVKIIVKEGTKISQEDYNKKLKKAFTQFYEN from the coding sequence ATGGGAAAATCAATAATAATAATTTTATTTCTACTTCTTTTTAAATTCAGTTTTAGTCAAAACGGCTCTGGGATTATAAAATACGACGTTAGCTTAAATTTTACATTACAAGACATTGAAAAAGAAGAAAAGAAACAAAATAAAAGGCTCACTACAATGAGAGAACTTATTTCTAATGCTAGAAGTTGTGAAGTTGTACTTACCTATTCTTCTACTTATGCTTCTTCATCTATTACTAAAAGAATGAAAATAAGAGAGCAAAATAATAAGTTGGATATTATTTATTCTAGAGCAGGAAGAGAGAAAAAGTTTTTTACAGAATTAATTACGAAATCTAGTATAATTCAAGAATGTAAATTATTAGAAAAATGTTTCCTAATAGAACAGCCAATTTTAAAATGGGATCTTACACAAGAAACAAAATTAGTTGGCGGTTATATTTGTTACAAAGCAATTAATATAAGTTCTAAAAACAAGAAAAAAAAGCCAGTTGCTTGGTATATGCCTCAAATACCTGCAAGTTTTGGACCTAAACACTATTTTGGTTTACCTGGTTTAATTTTAGAACTAGAAGAAACTGCAGTAGTTTTTAAAGTAAAAGAAATTATTTTAAATCCTAAAGAAGAAGTAAAAATTATTGTTAAAGAAGGCACTAAAATTTCACAAGAAGATTACAACAAGAAATTAAAAAAGGCATTTACTCAATTTTATGAGAATTAA
- a CDS encoding GLPGLI family protein, translating into MKNYFFTLLLVISLNGFSQKISGKVTYVVSMESYTKEKIDSIAKNLKTKNVKMDKWMRDILENTPDVKAFLEFNNTESLYFVEDKMQNDGKPTYNVNRTSAGGNDKYYKNTKTGEYFKENSTFGELLLIEIDTKKWEITQESKKIGNYLCYKAIDIASTNRKMKPVVWFTPEIPVSFGPLKFNGLPGLVILVEMSKRTISASEIILNPKDKIIINKPTKGDKITAEEARQRGAAMWKKIEKQ; encoded by the coding sequence ATGAAAAATTACTTTTTTACTTTATTATTAGTTATTTCTTTAAATGGATTTTCTCAAAAAATCAGTGGAAAAGTAACGTATGTAGTTTCAATGGAATCTTACACAAAAGAGAAAATAGATTCTATAGCTAAAAACTTAAAAACTAAAAATGTAAAAATGGACAAATGGATGAGAGATATTTTGGAAAACACTCCAGATGTAAAAGCATTTTTAGAATTCAACAATACTGAATCTTTATATTTTGTAGAAGATAAAATGCAAAATGATGGCAAACCAACCTATAACGTAAACAGAACTTCTGCTGGTGGAAATGATAAGTATTACAAAAACACCAAAACAGGAGAATATTTTAAAGAAAATAGCACTTTTGGTGAATTATTACTCATAGAAATTGACACTAAAAAATGGGAAATAACACAAGAATCTAAAAAGATAGGAAACTACTTGTGTTATAAAGCCATAGATATTGCCTCTACAAATAGAAAAATGAAACCTGTAGTTTGGTTTACACCAGAAATACCTGTCAGTTTTGGACCTCTAAAATTTAATGGTTTGCCTGGCTTGGTTATTTTGGTAGAAATGTCAAAAAGAACAATTAGTGCATCAGAAATAATTTTAAATCCAAAAGATAAAATTATCATTAATAAACCAACAAAAGGCGATAAAATTACTGCTGAAGAAGCTAGACAAAGAGGAGCTGCTATGTGGAAAAAAATAGAAAAACAATAA